One segment of Streptomyces roseifaciens DNA contains the following:
- a CDS encoding quaternary amine ABC transporter ATP-binding protein gives MSRLQAEHLYKVFGRRPEAAVQRLEGGADRDELRADGTTAAVIDASFEVEAGQIFVVMGLSGSGKSTLLRMLNGLLEPTAGRVLFDGEDLTALAPRDLRTVRSRKISMVFQHFALFPHRSVLENAAYGLEVQGVARAERQERAAEALELAGLKGWEASWPDELSGGMQQRVGLARALATDADLLLMDESFSALDPLIRRDMQDQLLDLQTRLKKTIVFITHDLNEAMRLGDRIAVMRDGRIVQNGTAEDILVRPANDYVASFIQDVDRSRVLTAGSIMDRTGRGSGAEGAATVPAATPVADLFASFARSAAPVTVTDERGEPAGVVTRDLLFAALGEEPGVPAPRPAEAATPARADEAEVSARA, from the coding sequence GTGTCCAGGCTCCAGGCCGAGCATCTGTACAAGGTGTTCGGCAGACGACCCGAAGCCGCCGTCCAACGGCTCGAAGGCGGCGCCGACCGCGACGAGCTGCGTGCCGACGGCACCACCGCAGCGGTCATCGACGCCTCGTTCGAGGTGGAGGCGGGCCAGATCTTCGTGGTGATGGGTCTGTCCGGATCCGGCAAGTCCACGCTGCTGCGCATGCTCAACGGACTGCTGGAGCCGACCGCCGGCCGCGTCCTCTTCGACGGGGAGGACCTGACCGCCCTGGCCCCGCGCGACCTGCGCACCGTGCGCTCCCGGAAGATCAGCATGGTCTTCCAGCACTTCGCGCTCTTCCCGCACCGCAGCGTGCTGGAGAACGCGGCCTACGGCCTGGAGGTGCAGGGCGTGGCCCGCGCGGAGCGCCAGGAGCGCGCCGCCGAGGCGCTGGAGCTCGCGGGCCTCAAGGGCTGGGAGGCCTCCTGGCCCGACGAGCTCTCGGGCGGCATGCAGCAGCGCGTCGGGCTCGCCCGCGCGCTGGCCACCGACGCGGACCTGCTGCTGATGGACGAGTCCTTCAGCGCGCTCGACCCGCTGATCCGCCGCGACATGCAGGACCAGCTGCTGGACCTGCAGACGCGGCTGAAGAAGACCATCGTCTTCATCACCCACGACCTCAACGAGGCCATGCGCCTCGGCGACCGGATCGCCGTCATGCGCGACGGCCGGATCGTGCAGAACGGCACCGCGGAGGACATCCTCGTGCGCCCGGCCAACGACTACGTGGCCTCCTTCATCCAGGACGTCGACCGCAGCCGGGTGCTGACCGCCGGCTCGATCATGGACCGGACCGGCCGCGGCTCCGGCGCCGAAGGGGCGGCCACCGTCCCCGCGGCCACGCCCGTCGCCGACCTTTTCGCCTCCTTCGCCCGCAGCGCCGCCCCCGTCACCGTCACCGACGAGCGGGGCGAGCCGGCCGGCGTCGTCACCCGTGACCTGCTGTTCGCCGCGCTCGGCGAGGAGCCGGGGGTGCCCGCCCCGCGTCCCGCGGAGGCCGCCACGCCTGCCCGCGCCGACGAGGCGGAGGTGAGCGCCCGTGCCTAG
- a CDS encoding helical backbone metal receptor has protein sequence MVPPRSSRPAVRRVVSLVPSLTEAVAATEPGLLAGATDWCDHPAGLDVVRIGGTKNPDTARIAALAPDLVLANEEENRAPDLGALRAAGLEVLVTEVRTLPQAFAELERVLVRGCGLARPAWLADAEDAWRDVHAAGPAVRAVVPVWRRPWMVLGRDTFAGDVLARLGVANVHAGHPERYPRIPLDELNACGAELAVLPDEPYRFTRDDGPESFPGLPCALVSGRHLTWYGPSLTEAAEVLGAALRAAGR, from the coding sequence GTGGTCCCGCCCAGGAGCAGCCGCCCCGCCGTACGCCGTGTCGTCTCCCTCGTGCCGTCGCTGACGGAGGCCGTCGCCGCGACCGAGCCCGGGCTGCTCGCCGGCGCCACCGACTGGTGCGACCACCCGGCGGGCCTGGACGTCGTACGGATCGGTGGCACGAAGAACCCCGACACGGCGCGCATCGCCGCCCTCGCGCCCGACCTCGTCCTCGCCAACGAGGAGGAGAACCGCGCACCCGACCTCGGCGCGCTGCGCGCCGCCGGGCTGGAGGTGCTCGTCACCGAAGTGCGCACGCTGCCCCAGGCGTTCGCCGAGCTGGAGCGGGTCCTGGTGCGCGGCTGCGGCCTGGCCAGGCCCGCGTGGCTGGCCGACGCGGAGGACGCGTGGCGGGACGTGCACGCCGCCGGGCCGGCGGTACGGGCCGTGGTGCCGGTGTGGCGACGGCCCTGGATGGTCCTCGGCCGGGACACCTTCGCCGGAGACGTCCTCGCCCGGCTCGGCGTCGCCAACGTCCACGCGGGCCACCCCGAGCGCTATCCGCGCATCCCCCTCGACGAGCTGAACGCGTGCGGCGCCGAGCTGGCCGTTCTGCCCGACGAGCCCTACCGCTTCACGCGCGACGACGGCCCGGAGTCCTTCCCCGGGCTGCCGTGCGCGCTCGTCAGCGGGCGTCACCTCACGTGGTACGGACCCTCACTGACGGAAGCGGCTGAGGTGCTGGGCGCGGCGCTGCGAGCAGCCGGCCGCTGA
- a CDS encoding TDT family transporter has protein sequence MSTSGTTARTTSPLRHLGPNWYASVMGTAIVASAGAALPVRPPGLRGACEAVWALSAAALAVLLVARAVHWARHSDQARRHLGDPAVAPFYGCAAMALLAVGGATLSVGSGVVGQGAAVAADAVLWVAGTVTGLAAAAGIPYLMVTRHRIEPGQASPVWLLPVVAPMVSAALGPALVPHLPAGQWRAAMVLACYALFGMSLLATLLILPAVFARLIHHGPLPLALTPALFLVLGPLGQSTTAVGNLADAAQGALAAPYAHAAAPFAVLYGVPVMGFALLWLVLAAAMVLRAFRQGMGFAMTWWAFTFPIGTCVTGAAALSRHTGLHALTWLSAGLYAVLVTAWAVAAARTAHGLVSGRLLAAPRPAPQPLPSVRVRTT, from the coding sequence ATGAGCACCTCCGGCACAACCGCCCGCACCACCTCTCCCCTCCGCCACCTGGGCCCGAACTGGTACGCGTCCGTCATGGGCACCGCGATCGTCGCGAGCGCCGGCGCGGCGCTGCCCGTACGTCCGCCGGGCCTGCGCGGGGCGTGCGAGGCGGTGTGGGCGCTGTCGGCGGCGGCGCTGGCCGTGCTGCTGGTGGCGCGGGCCGTGCACTGGGCCCGCCACTCCGACCAGGCGCGGCGCCACCTCGGCGACCCGGCCGTGGCACCGTTCTACGGCTGCGCGGCGATGGCGCTGCTGGCGGTCGGCGGGGCCACCCTGTCCGTGGGCTCGGGGGTCGTGGGCCAGGGCGCGGCGGTCGCCGCGGACGCCGTCCTGTGGGTGGCGGGCACCGTGACCGGGCTGGCCGCGGCGGCGGGCATCCCGTACCTGATGGTGACCCGGCACCGCATCGAGCCGGGCCAGGCCTCCCCCGTGTGGCTGCTGCCCGTGGTCGCTCCGATGGTGTCCGCGGCGCTGGGCCCCGCCCTGGTTCCGCACCTGCCGGCCGGCCAGTGGCGGGCGGCGATGGTGCTGGCCTGCTATGCCCTCTTCGGGATGAGTCTCCTGGCGACCCTGCTGATCCTGCCCGCGGTCTTCGCGCGGCTGATCCACCACGGTCCGCTGCCGCTCGCGCTGACCCCGGCCCTCTTCCTCGTCCTGGGCCCGCTGGGCCAGTCGACCACCGCGGTCGGCAACCTCGCCGACGCCGCGCAGGGCGCACTCGCCGCCCCGTACGCACACGCGGCGGCGCCCTTCGCCGTGCTGTACGGGGTCCCGGTGATGGGTTTCGCGCTGCTGTGGCTGGTCCTGGCCGCGGCCATGGTGCTGCGGGCGTTCCGGCAGGGCATGGGCTTCGCGATGACCTGGTGGGCGTTCACCTTCCCCATAGGCACCTGCGTCACGGGTGCCGCGGCCCTGTCCCGCCACACGGGCCTGCACGCCCTGACCTGGCTGTCGGCGGGCCTGTACGCGGTGCTGGTCACGGCCTGGGCGGTGGCGGCAGCCCGCACCGCGCACGGCCTGGTCAGCGGCCGGCTGCTCGCAGCGCCGCGCCCAGCACCTCAGCCGCTTCCGTCAGTGAGGGTCCGTACCACGTGA
- a CDS encoding LysR family transcriptional regulator, whose protein sequence is MSNEDGGSRRGPLAHRVPDLAALELLLAVARLGSLGRAAREMGITQPAASGRIRSMERMLGVGLVERSPRGSRLTDAGVLVTDWARRIVEAAEAFDAGAQALRGQRDSRLRVAASMTIAEYLLPGWLVALRTRLPGTAVTLLAGNSAAVAERLRAGEADLGFVEGLAAPAGLDGAVVGGDRLVVVTAPAHPWARRRAPIGAAELAATPLILRERGSGTRQVLDAALSAYGGLAEPLLELASTTAAKAAAVSGAGPSVLSELAIGEELAARRLVEIPVADLDLHRALRAVWPTGHRPTGPARDLLGLTRTP, encoded by the coding sequence ATGAGCAATGAGGACGGCGGGAGCCGGCGGGGCCCGCTCGCGCACCGCGTGCCCGACCTCGCGGCGCTGGAGCTGCTGCTGGCCGTCGCGCGGCTGGGCAGCCTGGGGCGGGCCGCGCGCGAGATGGGCATCACCCAGCCCGCCGCCAGCGGGCGGATCCGCAGCATGGAGCGGATGCTCGGCGTCGGCCTCGTCGAGCGGTCGCCGCGCGGGTCGCGGCTGACGGACGCCGGGGTGCTCGTCACCGACTGGGCGCGGCGCATCGTGGAGGCGGCCGAGGCCTTCGACGCCGGGGCGCAGGCGCTGCGCGGGCAGCGGGACTCGCGGCTGCGGGTGGCCGCGAGCATGACCATCGCCGAGTACCTGCTGCCGGGCTGGCTGGTCGCCCTGCGCACCCGGCTCCCCGGCACGGCGGTCACGCTCCTCGCCGGGAACTCGGCGGCCGTCGCGGAGCGGCTGCGGGCCGGCGAGGCGGACCTGGGCTTCGTCGAGGGCCTCGCCGCCCCGGCCGGGCTGGACGGCGCGGTCGTCGGCGGCGACCGGCTCGTGGTCGTCACGGCGCCGGCCCACCCCTGGGCCCGGCGGAGGGCCCCGATCGGCGCGGCCGAACTGGCGGCCACGCCGCTGATCCTCCGCGAGCGGGGCTCGGGCACGCGACAGGTGCTGGACGCGGCCCTCTCCGCGTACGGGGGGCTCGCCGAGCCCCTGCTCGAACTCGCCTCCACGACGGCGGCGAAGGCCGCGGCGGTGAGCGGGGCGGGGCCGTCCGTGCTCAGTGAGCTCGCGATCGGGGAGGAGCTGGCGGCCCGCCGCCTGGTCGAGATCCCCGTCGCGGATCTCGACCTGCACCGCGCGCTCCGGGCCGTCTGGCCCACGGGCCACCGCCCCACGGGCCCGGCCCGCGACCTGCTGGGCCTGACCCGGACGCCCTAG
- a CDS encoding gamma-glutamyl-gamma-aminobutyrate hydrolase family protein has product MLRQPLIGVTTYLTRARWGAAWDLPAALLPASYAQHVQRAGGLAVQLPPDGPAAAGDLVRRLDGLVLAGGEDLDPVLYGEQPHLRAGVPVPERDAWELALLGAALEQGVPVLGICRGMQLMNVHAGGSLCQHLPDEVGHEEHNPVLGTFTDHLIKPEPDSRLGHLLPEPCDVATHHHQSVDRLGDGLVATAHAEDGTIEALERPGDLFAVGVQWHPEARDDLRLMRALVEAATAR; this is encoded by the coding sequence ATGCTCCGCCAGCCACTGATCGGCGTCACCACCTACCTCACCCGGGCCCGCTGGGGCGCCGCGTGGGACCTGCCGGCCGCGCTCCTGCCCGCCTCCTACGCCCAGCACGTCCAGCGGGCCGGCGGCCTCGCCGTACAGCTGCCGCCGGACGGGCCGGCCGCCGCGGGCGACCTGGTGCGGCGGCTCGACGGCCTCGTCCTCGCCGGCGGCGAGGACCTCGACCCCGTCCTCTACGGCGAACAGCCGCACCTGCGCGCGGGCGTGCCGGTCCCCGAACGCGACGCGTGGGAGCTGGCGTTGCTGGGCGCCGCCCTGGAGCAGGGCGTCCCGGTGCTCGGGATCTGCCGCGGCATGCAGCTGATGAACGTGCACGCCGGCGGCTCGCTGTGCCAGCACCTGCCGGACGAGGTGGGGCACGAGGAGCACAACCCCGTCCTGGGCACCTTCACCGACCACCTGATCAAGCCGGAACCGGACAGCCGCCTGGGCCACCTCCTCCCCGAACCCTGCGACGTCGCCACGCACCACCACCAGTCCGTCGACCGCCTGGGCGACGGCCTCGTCGCGACGGCCCACGCGGAGGACGGCACGATCGAGGCACTGGAACGCCCGGGCGACCTCTTCGCGGTGGGCGTCCAGTGGCACCCGGAAGCGCGGGACGACTTGCGTCTGATGCGGGCACTGGTGGAGGCGGCGACGGCCCGCTGA
- the eat gene encoding ethanolamine permease translates to MPERTETPTAPPRASDRPADYLEKRTLRRGSAGPLLLTGLGVAYVVSGDFSGWNFGLAHGGFGGLAVAAALMGLMYTCMVFALAELASVLPTAGGGYGFARRALGPWGGFLTGTAILIEYVLAPAAISLFIGDYVESLGLFGLTSSWPVYLACFVVFIGIHLWGVGEALRFSFVVTGIAVAALLVFAAGAFTDFDAGRLHDIPVDTGALGASSWLPFGLLGIWASFPFGMWFFLGVEGVPLAAEETKDPVRSLPRAMATSMGILLVLALLTFLASTGAGGADALKDAGNPLVAAVQPDGRPTLLGRIVNYAGLAGLVASFFSLIYAGSRQLFALSRAGYLPRFLSLTSRRKAPWLGLVVPGALGFGLAAATGDGARMLNVAVFGATVSYALMSLSHIVLRRREPGLERPYRTPGGVATSALAFVLACAALVATFLVDVTAAFVALGVYAVAAVYFACWSRHRLVAGAPEEEFAALAAAEAELNRD, encoded by the coding sequence ATGCCCGAACGCACGGAGACACCCACGGCACCACCACGCGCCTCGGACCGGCCGGCGGACTACCTGGAGAAGCGCACACTGCGCCGCGGCAGCGCCGGCCCCCTGCTGCTCACCGGCCTCGGCGTCGCCTACGTCGTCTCCGGCGACTTCTCCGGCTGGAACTTCGGCCTGGCGCACGGCGGCTTCGGCGGACTCGCCGTCGCCGCCGCCCTGATGGGCCTGATGTACACCTGTATGGTCTTCGCCCTCGCGGAGCTGGCCTCCGTCCTGCCGACGGCGGGCGGGGGCTACGGCTTCGCGCGGCGCGCGCTCGGCCCGTGGGGCGGCTTCCTCACCGGCACCGCCATCCTCATCGAATACGTCCTCGCGCCCGCGGCGATCTCCCTCTTCATCGGCGACTACGTGGAGTCGCTCGGCCTGTTCGGGCTCACCTCGTCCTGGCCGGTGTACCTGGCCTGCTTCGTCGTCTTCATCGGCATCCACCTGTGGGGCGTGGGCGAGGCCCTGCGCTTCAGCTTCGTCGTCACCGGCATCGCCGTCGCCGCGCTGCTCGTCTTCGCGGCGGGTGCGTTCACCGACTTCGACGCGGGGCGGCTGCACGACATCCCCGTCGACACCGGCGCGCTCGGCGCCTCCTCCTGGCTGCCGTTCGGCCTCCTCGGGATCTGGGCGTCCTTCCCGTTCGGGATGTGGTTCTTCCTCGGCGTCGAGGGAGTGCCGCTCGCGGCCGAGGAGACCAAGGACCCCGTGCGCTCGCTGCCCCGGGCCATGGCCACGTCGATGGGCATCCTGCTGGTCCTCGCGCTCCTGACCTTCCTCGCCTCGACCGGCGCGGGCGGGGCGGACGCCCTCAAGGACGCCGGGAACCCGCTGGTGGCCGCCGTGCAGCCGGACGGGCGGCCCACCCTGCTCGGCCGCATCGTCAACTACGCCGGGCTCGCCGGCCTGGTGGCCTCCTTCTTCTCCCTCATCTACGCCGGCTCGCGGCAGCTCTTCGCCCTCTCCCGGGCCGGCTACCTCCCCCGCTTCCTCTCCCTCACCAGCCGCCGCAAGGCCCCCTGGCTGGGCCTGGTGGTGCCCGGCGCGCTCGGGTTCGGGCTCGCGGCGGCGACCGGCGACGGGGCGCGGATGCTCAACGTCGCCGTGTTCGGCGCCACCGTCTCCTACGCACTGATGTCCCTCTCCCACATCGTGCTCCGGCGCCGCGAGCCGGGCCTGGAGCGGCCCTACCGGACGCCGGGAGGCGTCGCCACCTCGGCGCTCGCCTTCGTCCTCGCCTGCGCGGCGCTGGTGGCGACCTTCCTGGTGGACGTCACCGCGGCGTTCGTCGCCCTCGGCGTCTACGCCGTGGCAGCCGTGTACTTCGCCTGCTGGAGCCGGCACCGGCTCGTCGCCGGGGCGCCCGAGGAGGAGTTCGCGGCGCTCGCGGCGGCGGAAGCGGAACTGAACCGCGACTGA
- a CDS encoding FadR/GntR family transcriptional regulator, translating to MNDHATDRLAPVLRPVRAGNGFEEALEQILQIMRLGLVAEGERLPAERELADRLRVSRVTLREVLKVLQDQGLVESRRGRYGGTFVLARPATAGEEELRRRVADVDVEDTLRFREVLEVGAAALCAAHGLPEGGAGRLRAALAATHDAPLAEYRRMDTLFHLTLAELSGSPSLAAHYAAVRATVNDLLDCIPLLVRNLEHSQLQHTALVEAVLDGDAEAAREVMREHCCGTAALLRGFLA from the coding sequence ATGAACGATCATGCGACGGACCGCCTGGCGCCGGTGCTGCGGCCGGTCCGCGCGGGCAACGGATTCGAGGAAGCGCTGGAGCAGATACTCCAGATCATGCGACTGGGCCTGGTGGCCGAGGGGGAACGGCTTCCCGCCGAGCGCGAGTTGGCCGACCGCCTGCGGGTCAGCCGGGTGACGCTGCGCGAGGTGCTCAAGGTGCTGCAGGACCAGGGCCTGGTCGAGAGCCGGCGCGGCCGCTACGGCGGCACGTTCGTGCTGGCGCGGCCCGCGACCGCGGGCGAGGAGGAGCTGCGGCGCCGGGTCGCCGACGTGGACGTGGAGGACACGCTGCGCTTCCGCGAGGTGCTGGAGGTGGGCGCGGCCGCGCTGTGCGCCGCGCACGGGCTCCCCGAGGGCGGGGCCGGGCGGCTGCGCGCGGCGCTGGCCGCCACGCACGACGCGCCGCTGGCCGAATACCGGCGCATGGACACCCTGTTCCACCTGACGCTGGCCGAGCTGTCGGGCTCCCCGTCGCTGGCCGCGCACTACGCGGCGGTGCGGGCGACGGTCAACGACCTGCTGGACTGCATTCCGCTGCTGGTACGGAACCTGGAGCACTCCCAGCTGCAGCACACCGCGCTCGTGGAGGCGGTCCTGGACGGCGACGCGGAAGCGGCGCGCGAGGTGATGCGCGAGCACTGCTGCGGGACGGCGGCGCTGCTGCGGGGCTTCCTGGCGTAG
- a CDS encoding glutamine synthetase family protein — protein sequence MADRTPPLAVEELRRLVDTGEIDTVVLAFTDMQGRLQGKRFAARFFLDDVLDHGTEGCNYLLAVDVDLNTVDGYAMSSWERGYGDFAMRGDLSTLRRTPWNPGTALLTADLAWHDGSPVLASPRQILRRQLDRLAERGWSAYAGTELEFIVFKDTYEEAWGRGYRDMTPANQYNCDYSVLGTGRVEPLLRRIRNEMGAAGMTVESAKGECNLGQHEIAFRYDDALTTCDQHAVYKTGAKEIASQEGMALTFMAKYDAREGNSCHIHLSLRDEAGRPVLADDEGPYGMSKTMRHFLAGQLAALRDFTLLYAPNINSYKRFRPGSFAPTAVAWGPDNRTCALRVIGHGHSHRFENRLPGGDVNPYLAVAGMVAAGLYGVEHELELPEVCTGNAYAGDAEHVPATLREATALWEQSPIAREAFGDEVVEHYLHMARVEQEAYDTAVTDWERFRSFERM from the coding sequence GTGGCAGACCGCACGCCCCCGCTCGCCGTCGAGGAGCTGCGCAGGCTGGTCGACACCGGGGAGATCGACACCGTCGTCCTCGCCTTCACCGACATGCAGGGACGACTCCAGGGGAAGCGGTTCGCCGCCCGGTTCTTCCTCGACGACGTCCTCGACCACGGAACCGAAGGCTGCAACTACCTTCTCGCCGTGGACGTCGACCTCAACACCGTCGACGGCTACGCCATGTCGTCGTGGGAGCGCGGCTACGGGGACTTCGCCATGCGCGGCGACCTCTCCACCCTGCGCCGCACCCCCTGGAACCCGGGCACCGCCCTCCTCACCGCCGACCTCGCCTGGCACGACGGCTCGCCCGTCCTCGCCTCGCCCCGGCAGATCCTGCGCCGCCAGCTCGACCGGCTGGCCGAACGCGGCTGGAGCGCGTACGCCGGCACCGAGCTGGAATTCATCGTCTTCAAGGACACCTACGAAGAGGCCTGGGGCCGCGGCTACCGCGACATGACCCCGGCCAACCAGTACAACTGCGACTACTCCGTCCTCGGCACCGGCCGCGTCGAACCCCTCCTGCGCCGCATCCGCAACGAGATGGGCGCCGCCGGGATGACCGTGGAGTCCGCCAAGGGCGAGTGCAACCTCGGCCAGCACGAGATCGCCTTCCGCTACGACGACGCCCTCACCACCTGCGACCAGCACGCCGTCTACAAGACCGGAGCGAAGGAGATCGCCTCCCAGGAGGGCATGGCGCTCACCTTCATGGCCAAGTACGACGCGCGTGAAGGCAACTCCTGTCACATCCACCTGTCGCTGCGCGACGAGGCCGGGCGGCCCGTCCTCGCCGACGACGAGGGCCCGTACGGCATGTCGAAGACGATGCGGCACTTCCTGGCCGGGCAGCTGGCCGCGCTGCGCGACTTCACCCTCCTCTATGCGCCGAACATCAACTCCTACAAGCGGTTCCGGCCCGGCTCCTTCGCACCCACCGCCGTCGCCTGGGGCCCCGACAACCGCACCTGCGCCCTGCGCGTCATCGGCCACGGCCACTCCCACCGCTTCGAGAACCGGCTGCCCGGCGGGGACGTCAACCCCTACCTCGCCGTCGCGGGCATGGTGGCCGCCGGGCTCTACGGCGTCGAGCACGAGCTGGAGCTGCCCGAGGTCTGCACCGGCAACGCCTACGCCGGCGACGCCGAGCACGTCCCCGCCACCCTGCGCGAGGCCACGGCGCTGTGGGAGCAGAGCCCCATCGCCCGGGAGGCCTTCGGCGACGAAGTCGTCGAGCACTACCTGCACATGGCACGCGTCGAGCAGGAGGCGTACGACACGGCGGTCACGGACTGGGAGCGGTTCCGCTCCTTCGAACGGATGTAA
- a CDS encoding aldehyde dehydrogenase family protein, translated as MHELHVLNPATEELVATVPAATRQDVHAAVTRAAEAQRSWSRLAPGDRARHLRRFAAVVDAHLEELAQLEVREAGHPIGNARWEAGNARDLLEYAAGGVERLTGAQIPVAGGLNVTFHEPLGVVAVIAPWNFPMPIAAWGLAPALAAGNAVLLKPAETTPLTALRLAELGLEAGLPEGLFQVLPGAGPVAGDALVEHPGVAKVVFTGSTAVGKQIMAKCAAGVKRVTLELGGKSPNIVFADADVERAAAAAPGSFLDNTGQDCCARSRILVQRSVYDRFMELLEPAVTSFVVGDPADPATQMGPLISAAHRERVRSYVPESAPAAIRGEAPAGKGFWYPATVLEGGPEDRTAVEEIFGPVAVVIPFEDEAEAVRIANATDYGLSGSLWTRDVSRALRVSRAVTAGNLSVNSHSSVRYWTPFGGFGQSGLGRELGPDALAAFTETKNVFISTEE; from the coding sequence TTGCACGAGCTTCACGTACTCAATCCGGCGACCGAGGAACTCGTCGCCACCGTCCCGGCCGCGACGCGGCAGGACGTCCACGCGGCCGTGACGCGCGCCGCCGAAGCCCAGCGCAGCTGGTCCCGGCTCGCCCCCGGCGACCGCGCCCGCCACCTGCGCCGCTTCGCCGCCGTCGTCGACGCGCACCTGGAGGAGCTCGCACAGCTGGAGGTCCGCGAGGCCGGGCACCCGATCGGCAACGCCCGCTGGGAGGCGGGCAACGCCCGCGACCTGCTGGAGTACGCGGCCGGGGGAGTGGAGCGGCTGACCGGCGCGCAGATCCCCGTCGCAGGCGGCCTGAACGTCACCTTCCACGAGCCCCTCGGCGTCGTCGCCGTCATCGCCCCGTGGAACTTCCCGATGCCCATCGCCGCCTGGGGCCTCGCCCCGGCCCTGGCCGCGGGCAACGCCGTGCTCCTCAAGCCGGCCGAGACCACCCCGCTGACCGCCCTGCGGCTGGCGGAGCTGGGGCTGGAGGCGGGGCTGCCCGAGGGTCTCTTCCAGGTCCTCCCCGGCGCCGGGCCCGTCGCCGGTGACGCCCTCGTGGAGCACCCCGGCGTCGCCAAGGTCGTCTTCACCGGCTCCACCGCCGTCGGCAAGCAGATCATGGCCAAGTGCGCGGCGGGCGTGAAGCGCGTGACGCTCGAACTCGGCGGCAAGAGCCCCAACATCGTCTTCGCCGACGCCGACGTCGAGCGGGCCGCCGCGGCCGCGCCCGGCTCCTTCCTCGACAACACCGGGCAGGACTGCTGCGCCCGCAGCCGCATCCTCGTCCAGCGCTCCGTGTACGACCGCTTCATGGAGCTGCTGGAGCCGGCGGTCACGTCGTTCGTCGTGGGCGACCCGGCGGATCCGGCGACGCAGATGGGGCCGCTGATCTCGGCCGCGCACCGCGAGCGCGTACGGTCCTACGTCCCCGAGTCCGCCCCCGCGGCCATCCGGGGCGAGGCTCCGGCGGGCAAGGGCTTCTGGTACCCCGCCACCGTCCTGGAGGGCGGGCCGGAGGACCGCACCGCCGTCGAGGAGATCTTCGGCCCGGTCGCCGTCGTCATCCCCTTCGAGGACGAGGCGGAGGCGGTGCGGATCGCCAACGCCACCGACTACGGGCTCTCCGGGTCGCTCTGGACCCGCGACGTCTCCCGCGCCCTGCGCGTCTCCCGCGCCGTCACCGCCGGGAACCTCTCCGTCAACTCCCACAGCAGCGTCCGCTACTGGACGCCGTTCGGCGGCTTCGGCCAGTCCGGCCTGGGCCGCGAGCTGGGCCCCGACGCGCTGGCCGCCTTCACCGAGACCAAGAACGTCTTCATCAGCACCGAGGAGTAA
- a CDS encoding 3-oxoacyl-ACP reductase: MTDQTPVCRRLVGRTAVVTGAGSGIGLATARRFASEGARVVCADIDETAGKAAAAETGGLFVKVDVTSPEEVEALFKTAYDTYGSVDVAFNNAGISPPDDDSILTTGLDAWKRVQEVNLTSVYLCCKAALPYMQRQGKGSIINTASFVAVMGAATSQISYTASKGGVLAMSRELGVQFAREGIRVNALCPGPVNTPLLKELFAKDPERAARRLVHVPVGRFAEPEEIAAAVAFLASDDSSFVNAAEFLVDGGIAGAYVTPL; encoded by the coding sequence GTGACCGACCAGACCCCCGTCTGCCGCCGACTCGTCGGCCGCACCGCCGTCGTGACCGGAGCCGGCAGCGGCATCGGCCTGGCCACGGCCCGCCGCTTCGCCTCCGAGGGCGCCCGCGTCGTCTGCGCGGACATCGACGAGACCGCCGGCAAGGCCGCGGCCGCCGAGACCGGCGGGCTCTTCGTCAAGGTCGACGTCACCAGCCCCGAGGAGGTCGAGGCGCTCTTCAAGACCGCCTACGACACCTACGGCTCGGTCGACGTCGCCTTCAACAACGCCGGCATCTCCCCGCCCGACGACGACTCCATCCTCACCACCGGGCTCGACGCCTGGAAGCGCGTCCAGGAGGTCAACCTCACCTCCGTCTACCTGTGCTGCAAGGCGGCACTGCCCTACATGCAGCGCCAGGGCAAGGGCTCGATCATCAACACCGCCTCCTTCGTCGCCGTCATGGGCGCCGCCACCTCGCAGATCAGCTACACCGCCTCCAAGGGCGGCGTGCTGGCGATGTCCCGCGAGCTCGGCGTGCAGTTCGCCCGCGAGGGCATCCGGGTCAACGCCCTGTGCCCGGGGCCGGTGAACACCCCGCTGCTCAAGGAGCTCTTCGCCAAGGACCCCGAGCGGGCCGCGCGCCGCCTCGTGCACGTGCCCGTCGGCCGGTTCGCCGAGCCCGAGGAGATCGCGGCCGCCGTCGCCTTCCTCGCCAGCGACGACTCGTCCTTCGTCAACGCCGCCGAATTCCTCGTGGACGGTGGCATCGCGGGCGCGTACGTGACCCCGCTGTAG